The Streptomyces sp. NBC_01197 genome window below encodes:
- a CDS encoding Leu/Phe/Val dehydrogenase — MTGVLVPDVPDASGGRADVLHTLFHSEQGGHEQVVLCQDRASGLKAVIAIHSTALGPALGGTRFYPYANEEAAVADALNLARGMSYKNAMAGLDHGGGKAVIIGDPELIKTEELLLAYGRFVASLGGRYVTACDVGTYVADMDVVARECAWTTGRSPENGGAGDSSVLTAFGVYQGMRASAQHLWGDPSLRGRKVGVAGVGKVGHHLVGHLLAEGAEVVVTDVREDSVRRVTGSHPGRVTAVGDTEALIRTEGLDIYAPCALGGALNDASVPALTAKVVCGAANNQLAHPGVEKDLADRGILYAPDYVVNAGGVIQVADELHGFDFGRCEKKAAKIFDTTLAIFARANDDGIPPAAAADRIAEQRMATGRPVSN, encoded by the coding sequence ATGACCGGCGTACTCGTCCCCGACGTCCCGGACGCTTCCGGCGGCCGTGCGGACGTGCTGCACACCCTGTTCCACTCGGAGCAGGGCGGGCACGAGCAGGTCGTCCTCTGCCAGGACCGCGCCTCCGGCCTCAAGGCCGTGATCGCCATCCACTCCACCGCCCTGGGCCCGGCCCTCGGAGGTACGCGCTTCTACCCGTACGCGAACGAGGAGGCAGCCGTCGCCGACGCGCTGAACCTCGCCCGCGGAATGTCGTACAAGAACGCCATGGCCGGCCTGGACCACGGCGGCGGCAAGGCCGTGATCATCGGCGACCCCGAGCTGATCAAGACGGAGGAACTCCTCCTGGCCTACGGCCGGTTCGTCGCCTCGCTCGGCGGGCGGTACGTGACGGCCTGCGACGTCGGCACCTATGTCGCGGACATGGACGTGGTGGCGCGTGAGTGCGCGTGGACCACCGGTCGCTCCCCCGAGAACGGCGGCGCAGGCGACTCGTCGGTGCTGACCGCCTTCGGCGTCTACCAGGGGATGCGGGCCAGCGCCCAGCACCTGTGGGGCGACCCGTCGCTGCGCGGCCGCAAGGTCGGCGTCGCGGGCGTCGGCAAGGTCGGCCACCACCTGGTCGGGCATCTGCTGGCCGAGGGCGCCGAGGTGGTGGTCACGGACGTACGGGAGGACTCCGTGCGCCGCGTCACCGGCAGCCACCCGGGCCGGGTCACCGCGGTCGGCGACACCGAGGCGCTGATCCGCACCGAAGGGCTCGACATCTACGCCCCGTGCGCGCTGGGCGGCGCCCTGAACGACGCCTCGGTGCCCGCGCTCACCGCGAAGGTGGTGTGCGGCGCGGCCAACAACCAGCTCGCGCACCCCGGTGTCGAGAAGGACCTCGCGGACCGGGGCATCCTCTACGCCCCCGACTACGTGGTGAACGCCGGCGGGGTGATCCAGGTCGCCGACGAACTGCACGGCTTCGACTTCGGCCGGTGCGAGAAGAAGGCGGCGAAGATCTTCGACACCACGCTGGCGATCTTCGCACGTGCGAATGACGACGGCATTCCGCCGGCCGCGGCGGCCGACCGGATCGCCGAGCAGCGCATGGCGACCGGCCGCCCCGTCAGTAACTGA
- the bldC gene encoding developmental transcriptional regulator BldC, translating to MTARTPDAEPLLTPAEVATMFRVDPKTVTRWAKAGKLTSIRTLGGHRRYREAEVRALLAGIPQQRSEA from the coding sequence ATGACCGCTCGCACCCCTGATGCCGAGCCGCTGCTGACCCCGGCTGAGGTTGCCACGATGTTCCGCGTGGACCCGAAGACGGTCACTCGCTGGGCGAAGGCGGGCAAGCTCACGTCCATCCGAACGCTGGGTGGGCATCGCCGGTACCGCGAGGCAGAGGTCCGTGCTCTGCTCGCGGGCATTCCGCAGCAGCGCAGCGAGGCCTGA
- a CDS encoding DUF6274 family protein — protein sequence MTTATRHETRALLRAHLAAAVGCRHLTRHCAVCHRLLRLAMEPSTADEDHEDYEDREDREDRTPARR from the coding sequence ATGACGACGGCGACACGGCACGAGACGCGGGCGCTGCTGCGCGCCCACCTGGCGGCCGCTGTGGGCTGCCGCCACCTCACCCGGCACTGCGCGGTCTGCCACCGGCTGCTGCGGCTCGCCATGGAGCCGTCCACCGCCGATGAGGACCACGAGGACTACGAGGACCGCGAGGACCGCGAGGACCGCACACCGGCGCGCCGGTGA
- the hrpA gene encoding ATP-dependent RNA helicase HrpA translates to MSTSFADIQATLNELSLRDAHRLGRRLEGARRIRKPEARQAALDQIAVDAEKSTARMARRAARVPTVSYPEQLPVSRKKDEIAEAIRDHQVVIVAGETGSGKTTQIPKICLELGRGVRGMIGHTQPRRIAARTVAERIADEMSTPLGEAVGWKVRFTDQVDQEATFIKLMTDGILLAEIQTDRELRAYDTIIIDEAHERSLNIDFLLGYLAQLLPKRPDLKVVITSATIDPQRFARHFGDAPVVEVSGRTYPVEVRYRPLLEEEGDEGDRDQITAICEAVDELQDEGPGDVLVFLSGEREIRDTADALNKRNLRRTEVLPLYARLSHAEQHRVFQRPSGGGRRVVLATNVAETSLTVPGIKYVIDPGTARISRYSHRTKVQRLPIERISQASANQRKGRCGRTSDGICIRLYAEDDFLTRPEFTDPEILRTNLASVILQMTAAGLGDIEKFPFIDPPDHRNIRDGVQLLQELGALDPKEKDPKRRLTQEGRKLSQLPVDPRLARMVLEADRNGCVSEVMVIAAALSIQDPRERPAEKQTQADQQHARFRDETSDFLAFLNLWRYVRDQQKERGSSSFRRMCKQEYLNFLRIREWQDIYAQLRSVARTMGIRLNEEDAPEQAVHTSLLAGLLSHIGLKDTEKNEYLGARNAKFAIFPGSALFKKQPRFIMSAELVETSRLWARVNAKVEPEWIEPLAQHLVKRTYSEPHWEKDQAAVMAYERVTLYGVPIVAQRKINYGRIDPETSRELFIRNALVEGDWRTHHKFFAANRKLLAEVEELEHRARRRDILVDDETLFDFYDGRIPEHVVSGAHFDSWWKQKRATEGREPEALDFERSMLITEKAGAVTKDDYPDSWRQGKLKFRVTYQFEPGADADGVTVHIPLQVLNQVTPEGFDWQIPGLREEVVTELIRSLPKPIRRHYVPAPNYAGAFLDRAVPLQEPLPLTLARELQRMVGVPVTAEDFDLSRVPDHLKITFRIVDERRRNVAEDKDLEALKLRLRPRARQAISKAAAATAGPAGESVERTGLTDWTVGTLSRVFETRRAGQPVRAFPALVDAGDSVSVRLFDTQAEQQQAMWRGTRRLILLNIPVNPAKFASDRLSNQAKLALSRNPHGSVQALFEDCAMAAADQLIADHGGPAWDEESYRKLYEKVRADLVETTIRTVDQVQQILAAWQAAERRLKSTTSLVLVANLADVRSQLATLVKPGFVTATGLRRLPDLMRYLVAADRRLQQMPTAVQRDTTRMEKVHEMQDEYAWLLEQLPQGRPVPKEALDIRWMIEELRVSYFAHALGTAQTVSDKRIVKAIDAVVAGVR, encoded by the coding sequence ACGCTCAACGAGCTGTCGCTGCGCGACGCGCACCGGCTCGGCCGACGCCTGGAGGGCGCCCGCCGTATACGTAAGCCAGAGGCCCGGCAGGCCGCGCTGGACCAGATCGCCGTCGACGCCGAGAAGTCCACCGCCCGCATGGCGCGCCGGGCTGCCCGGGTGCCCACCGTCAGCTACCCCGAGCAGCTTCCGGTCAGCCGGAAGAAGGACGAGATCGCCGAGGCGATACGGGATCACCAGGTGGTGATCGTCGCCGGTGAGACCGGGTCGGGCAAGACGACCCAGATCCCCAAGATCTGCCTGGAGCTGGGGCGCGGCGTCCGGGGCATGATCGGCCACACCCAGCCCCGCCGGATCGCGGCGCGCACGGTCGCCGAGCGCATCGCGGACGAGATGAGCACCCCGCTCGGCGAGGCGGTCGGCTGGAAGGTCCGCTTCACCGACCAGGTCGACCAGGAAGCCACCTTCATCAAGCTGATGACGGACGGCATCCTCCTCGCCGAGATCCAGACGGACCGCGAGCTGCGCGCGTACGACACGATCATCATCGACGAGGCGCACGAGCGGTCGCTCAACATCGACTTCCTGCTGGGGTACCTGGCCCAGCTGCTCCCCAAGCGGCCGGACCTCAAGGTCGTCATCACCTCGGCCACCATCGATCCGCAGCGCTTCGCCCGGCACTTCGGCGACGCCCCGGTGGTCGAGGTCAGCGGCCGTACGTACCCGGTCGAGGTGCGCTACCGCCCGCTTCTGGAGGAGGAGGGCGACGAAGGCGACCGGGACCAGATCACCGCTATCTGCGAAGCGGTCGACGAGCTCCAGGACGAGGGACCGGGCGATGTGCTGGTCTTCCTCTCCGGCGAGCGCGAGATCCGGGACACCGCCGACGCGCTGAACAAACGGAACCTGCGGCGCACCGAGGTGCTGCCGCTGTACGCGCGGCTTTCGCACGCCGAGCAGCACCGGGTGTTCCAGCGCCCGTCCGGCGGCGGCAGACGGGTGGTGCTTGCCACCAACGTCGCCGAGACCTCACTGACCGTCCCCGGCATCAAGTACGTGATCGACCCGGGCACCGCCCGTATCTCCCGCTACAGCCACCGCACCAAGGTCCAGCGGCTGCCCATCGAGCGGATCTCGCAGGCCAGCGCCAACCAGCGCAAGGGCCGCTGCGGCCGTACGTCGGACGGCATCTGCATCCGGCTGTACGCCGAGGACGACTTCCTCACCCGCCCGGAGTTCACCGACCCCGAGATCCTCCGTACGAACCTGGCGTCCGTCATCCTCCAGATGACCGCGGCCGGCCTCGGCGACATCGAGAAGTTCCCCTTCATCGACCCGCCGGACCACCGCAACATCCGCGACGGCGTCCAGTTGCTCCAGGAACTCGGCGCGCTGGACCCCAAGGAGAAGGACCCCAAGCGGCGGCTCACCCAGGAGGGGCGCAAGCTCAGCCAGCTGCCCGTCGACCCGAGGCTGGCCCGGATGGTCCTGGAGGCCGACCGGAACGGCTGCGTGAGCGAGGTGATGGTCATCGCCGCCGCGCTCTCCATCCAGGACCCGCGCGAGCGCCCGGCCGAGAAGCAGACGCAGGCCGACCAGCAGCACGCCCGCTTCAGGGACGAGACCTCCGACTTCCTGGCCTTCCTCAACCTCTGGCGCTACGTGCGCGACCAGCAGAAGGAGCGCGGCTCCTCCAGCTTCCGCCGGATGTGCAAGCAGGAGTATCTGAACTTCCTGCGGATCCGCGAGTGGCAGGACATCTACGCGCAGCTGCGCTCGGTCGCCAGGACCATGGGCATCCGGCTGAACGAGGAGGACGCGCCCGAACAGGCCGTGCACACCTCGCTCCTGGCCGGGCTGCTCTCGCACATCGGGCTCAAGGACACCGAGAAGAACGAGTATCTGGGCGCACGCAACGCGAAGTTCGCGATCTTCCCCGGCTCGGCGCTCTTCAAGAAGCAGCCGCGCTTCATCATGTCCGCCGAACTGGTGGAGACCTCACGGCTGTGGGCCAGGGTCAACGCCAAGGTCGAGCCGGAGTGGATCGAACCGCTCGCCCAGCACCTGGTGAAGCGCACCTACAGCGAGCCGCACTGGGAGAAGGACCAGGCGGCGGTGATGGCGTACGAGCGGGTCACGCTGTACGGCGTGCCGATCGTCGCCCAGCGCAAGATCAATTACGGCCGGATCGACCCGGAGACCAGCCGGGAGCTTTTCATTCGCAACGCACTGGTCGAGGGCGACTGGCGCACGCACCACAAGTTCTTCGCGGCCAACCGCAAGCTCCTCGCCGAGGTCGAGGAGCTGGAACACCGCGCGCGGCGCCGCGACATCCTGGTGGACGACGAGACGCTCTTCGACTTCTACGACGGACGGATCCCCGAACACGTCGTATCCGGCGCCCACTTCGACTCCTGGTGGAAGCAGAAGCGAGCCACCGAGGGAAGAGAGCCCGAGGCGCTCGACTTCGAGCGCTCGATGCTGATCACCGAGAAGGCCGGGGCCGTCACCAAGGACGACTACCCGGACTCCTGGCGGCAGGGGAAGCTCAAGTTCCGGGTGACGTACCAGTTCGAGCCCGGCGCGGACGCGGACGGCGTCACGGTCCACATCCCGCTCCAGGTGCTCAACCAGGTCACGCCCGAGGGCTTCGACTGGCAGATCCCGGGGCTGCGCGAGGAAGTGGTCACCGAGCTGATCCGCTCACTGCCCAAGCCGATCCGCCGCCACTACGTGCCCGCGCCTAACTACGCGGGCGCCTTCCTGGACCGTGCGGTGCCCCTCCAGGAGCCGCTGCCGCTGACGCTGGCCCGGGAGCTCCAGCGCATGGTCGGCGTCCCGGTCACCGCCGAGGACTTCGATCTCTCGCGGGTGCCGGACCACCTCAAGATCACCTTCCGGATCGTGGACGAGCGGCGCCGCAACGTGGCCGAGGACAAGGACCTCGAAGCGCTCAAGCTCCGGCTGCGCCCCAGGGCCCGCCAGGCGATCTCCAAGGCCGCAGCGGCGACTGCGGGCCCGGCCGGCGAGTCGGTCGAGCGGACCGGACTCACCGACTGGACGGTCGGCACCCTCTCCCGGGTCTTCGAGACCAGGCGGGCCGGCCAGCCGGTGCGCGCCTTCCCGGCGCTGGTCGACGCGGGCGACAGCGTGTCCGTACGGCTCTTCGACACCCAGGCCGAGCAGCAGCAGGCGATGTGGCGGGGCACCCGCAGGCTCATCCTGCTCAACATCCCGGTGAACCCGGCCAAGTTCGCGTCCGACCGGCTCAGCAACCAGGCGAAACTGGCTCTGTCCCGCAACCCGCACGGCTCGGTCCAGGCGCTCTTCGAGGACTGCGCCATGGCGGCGGCGGACCAGCTGATCGCCGACCACGGCGGGCCCGCCTGGGACGAGGAGTCGTACCGCAAGCTGTACGAGAAGGTGCGCGCCGACCTCGTCGAGACGACCATCAGGACAGTCGACCAGGTCCAGCAGATCCTGGCGGCCTGGCAGGCGGCCGAGCGCCGGCTGAAGTCCACCACCAGCCTGGTCCTCGTCGCCAACCTGGCGGATGTGCGGAGCCAGTTGGCGACGCTCGTCAAACCGGGCTTCGTCACCGCCACCGGGCTGCGCAGGCTGCCGGACCTGATGCGCTATCTGGTCGCGGCGGACCGCCGCCTCCAGCAGATGCCGACGGCCGTCCAGCGCGACACCACGCGGATGGAGAAGGTCCACGAGATGCAGGACGAGTACGCGTGGCTGCTTGAGCAGCTGCCGCAGGGGCGGCCGGTACCGAAGGAGGCGCTCGACATCCGCTGGATGATCGAGGAGCTGCGGGTGAGCTACTTCGCGCACGCCCTCGGCACGGCGCAGACGGTCTCCGACAAGCGCATCGTGAAGGCGATCGACGCGGTGGTCGCGGGGGTCCGCTGA